The Streptomyces sp. P9-A4 genome contains a region encoding:
- a CDS encoding YciI family protein — MKYLVMVQGSDADYEAMAGRPTANSPAWTKSDLKAMFDHMNGISEKLAASGEMLEAQGLAAPATTRFVTVDGDGKPVVTDGPYAETKEVIVGFWILDCASLDRVTEIAAQVARCPQPAGAPEYPVVIRPIDESGPSQD; from the coding sequence ATGAAGTACCTGGTGATGGTGCAGGGCTCGGATGCCGACTACGAGGCGATGGCGGGCCGCCCCACCGCGAACAGTCCTGCCTGGACCAAGTCGGACCTCAAAGCGATGTTCGACCACATGAACGGGATCAGCGAGAAGCTGGCGGCGTCCGGCGAGATGCTCGAAGCGCAGGGCCTGGCCGCCCCGGCCACGACCCGCTTCGTGACGGTGGACGGCGACGGCAAGCCGGTCGTCACGGACGGCCCGTACGCGGAGACCAAGGAGGTCATCGTCGGCTTCTGGATCCTCGACTGCGCCTCCCTGGACCGCGTGACGGAGATCGCCGCCCAAGTGGCCCGCTGCCCGCAGCCGGCCGGCGCCCCGGAATACCCGGTGGTCATCCGCCCGATCGACGAATCCGGCCCGAGCCAGGACTGA
- a CDS encoding MarC family protein, with product MNAFTFSAAFITFFSVVGPPKVLLSFAGLAQVHPVGQLRTIALISSSAAVLVGLLTGITAPWLLDLFHISTPALQLAGGVIFFIYAVGLVLGLHLGSTTTHQDAPDLISGVRELLMPYVVSPLAMTAVLIEAAARDSFTWRSTVVGAYVSVIALDLVCVLLLTRVLHRTHHATIELLGRLLGLLLAAVGVDLFLDGLSDLGVPGLYLRH from the coding sequence GTGAACGCCTTCACCTTCTCCGCCGCCTTCATCACCTTCTTCTCCGTCGTCGGCCCCCCTAAGGTCCTCCTCTCCTTCGCCGGCCTCGCCCAGGTCCACCCCGTCGGGCAGCTCCGCACCATCGCCCTGATCTCCTCCAGCGCCGCCGTCCTCGTCGGGCTCCTCACCGGCATCACCGCCCCCTGGCTGCTCGACCTCTTCCACATCAGCACCCCCGCCCTCCAGCTCGCGGGCGGCGTCATCTTCTTCATCTACGCCGTCGGCCTCGTCCTCGGCCTCCACCTCGGCTCCACCACCACCCACCAGGACGCCCCCGACCTGATCAGCGGCGTACGCGAACTGCTCATGCCGTACGTCGTGAGCCCGCTCGCCATGACCGCCGTACTCATCGAGGCGGCCGCCCGCGACTCCTTCACCTGGCGCTCCACCGTCGTCGGCGCGTACGTGTCCGTCATCGCCCTCGACCTGGTCTGCGTCCTGCTGCTCACCCGCGTGCTGCACCGCACCCACCACGCCACGATCGAACTGCTCGGCCGCCTCCTGGGGCTACTGCTCGCCGCCGTCGGCGTGGACCTGTTCCTGGACGGCCTCTCGGACCTGGGCGTTCCGGGGCTGTATCTGCGGCATTGA
- a CDS encoding winged helix DNA-binding domain-containing protein, whose amino-acid sequence MLGRMAETRTIGAAERRARLGTRHRLAGSARAGSAEEVAGALVALHGTDPASVFLAVGARLAGAGAGSPSGAGPRPETGPVPEVERALYEDRSLVRMHGMRHTLFVLPADLAPAVQVSTTRPAAVRERATLLKHLASGSTFDADWLAATEARVLTELGVRGEATGAELGDAVPELRSTYVYGTGTRQEGAQSVASRVLRVLGMDGRIVRGRPQGAWTSSRFRWALAEARPEPDPAEARAELIGRWLGAGGPATEADLKWWTGWKVTEVRGALAAVGAVPVTLAEGEGTGAGRATGFVLPDDLEPVPETEPWAALLPALDPTPMGWQARDWFLDPEMRPALYDRSGNIGPTVWWNGRIVGGWAQRLDGAIVHRLLTDVGGAAERAIGAEAERLAGWVGEVRVTPRFRTPLERELSEN is encoded by the coding sequence ATGCTTGGCCGCATGGCGGAGACGAGGACGATCGGCGCGGCGGAACGCAGGGCGCGGCTCGGAACGAGGCACCGGCTGGCCGGGAGCGCGCGGGCGGGGTCGGCGGAGGAGGTCGCGGGCGCGCTCGTGGCGCTGCACGGGACGGATCCGGCGAGTGTGTTCCTCGCGGTGGGGGCGAGGTTGGCCGGGGCGGGGGCCGGGTCGCCTTCCGGGGCCGGCCCGCGCCCCGAGACCGGGCCCGTCCCCGAAGTCGAGCGGGCCCTGTACGAGGACCGGTCGCTCGTGCGGATGCACGGCATGCGGCACACGCTCTTCGTCCTTCCCGCCGACCTCGCACCCGCCGTGCAGGTGTCGACGACCCGCCCCGCCGCCGTCCGCGAACGGGCCACCCTCCTCAAGCACCTGGCCTCGGGCAGCACCTTCGACGCGGACTGGCTGGCGGCGACCGAGGCGCGGGTCCTCACCGAGCTGGGCGTACGTGGGGAGGCGACGGGCGCCGAACTCGGCGACGCCGTACCGGAGTTGCGATCGACGTACGTGTACGGGACGGGAACCCGCCAGGAGGGTGCGCAGTCGGTCGCGAGCCGGGTGCTGCGGGTGCTCGGCATGGACGGGCGGATCGTACGGGGCCGGCCGCAGGGGGCGTGGACGTCGAGCCGCTTCCGCTGGGCGCTCGCCGAGGCCCGCCCGGAACCCGATCCGGCGGAGGCGCGGGCGGAGCTGATCGGGCGCTGGCTGGGGGCGGGCGGGCCGGCGACCGAGGCGGATCTGAAGTGGTGGACGGGGTGGAAGGTGACGGAGGTACGGGGGGCGCTGGCGGCCGTCGGGGCGGTGCCGGTGACGCTTGCGGAGGGGGAGGGGACGGGGGCCGGGCGGGCGACCGGCTTCGTCCTGCCGGACGACCTGGAACCCGTACCAGAGACGGAACCCTGGGCGGCGCTCCTGCCCGCGCTCGACCCGACGCCGATGGGCTGGCAGGCCCGTGACTGGTTCCTGGACCCGGAGATGCGGCCCGCGCTGTACGACCGCAGCGGGAACATCGGGCCGACGGTGTGGTGGAACGGCCGGATCGTCGGCGGCTGGGCGCAGCGCCTGGACGGCGCGATCGTCCACCGGCTCCTGACGGACGTGGGCGGAGCGGCGGAGCGGGCGATCGGGGCGGAGGCGGAACGGCTGGCGGGCTGGGTGGGGGAGGTACGGGTGACGCCGCGCTTCCGGACGCCGCTGGAACGGGAACTGAGCGAGAACTGA
- a CDS encoding alpha/beta fold hydrolase, translated as MAIVTVGPARVHYDVEGPSARIDHPTGPRSAPASAPALLLVHGTGSGGAVVNWGQTAPRFTTDRTVITLDLSGADRTLDDGSPLTVEALAAQVIAVIEDAGTGPVDLLGFSMGSPVSATVAALRPDLVNRLVLVAGWAYTEGDEYLRNLFTLWQRLGEFDPAGFGRSVTMTGFSRGFLNAIGREGVEALVPNMPPTPGTLRHVALDLAVDIRELLPRITAETLVVGCAQDATVPVENSRELHEAIGGSAYAEIDAGHVVFFEKEDEFVRTVTDFLGSAAA; from the coding sequence TTGGCCATCGTCACCGTCGGTCCCGCCCGCGTTCACTACGACGTCGAGGGGCCGAGCGCCCGTATCGACCACCCCACCGGTCCACGCTCCGCCCCCGCCTCCGCCCCCGCCCTCCTTCTCGTCCACGGCACCGGGTCCGGTGGCGCCGTCGTCAACTGGGGCCAGACCGCCCCCCGTTTCACCACCGACCGTACGGTCATCACCCTCGACCTCTCCGGCGCCGACCGGACCCTCGACGACGGCAGCCCCCTGACCGTCGAGGCGCTCGCCGCGCAGGTGATCGCGGTCATCGAGGACGCCGGCACCGGGCCCGTCGACCTGCTCGGCTTCTCCATGGGGTCCCCCGTCTCGGCGACCGTCGCCGCGCTCCGCCCCGACCTCGTCAACCGGCTGGTGCTGGTGGCGGGTTGGGCGTACACCGAGGGCGACGAGTACCTGCGGAACCTGTTCACGCTGTGGCAGCGGCTGGGCGAGTTCGATCCCGCGGGGTTCGGGCGGAGCGTGACGATGACCGGGTTCAGCCGTGGCTTCCTCAACGCGATCGGCCGCGAGGGGGTGGAGGCGCTCGTCCCGAACATGCCGCCCACGCCCGGCACGCTGCGGCACGTGGCGCTCGACCTCGCGGTCGACATCCGGGAGCTGCTGCCCCGGATCACGGCGGAGACGCTCGTCGTCGGGTGCGCCCAGGACGCGACCGTGCCCGTGGAGAACAGCCGGGAGCTGCACGAGGCGATCGGCGGGAGCGCGTACGCGGAGATCGACGCCGGGCACGTCGTGTTCTTCGAGAAGGAGGACGAGTTCGTGCGGACGGTGACGGATTTCCTCGGATCGGCGGCGGCCTGA